In one Chitinophaga sancti genomic region, the following are encoded:
- a CDS encoding metallophosphoesterase family protein, which translates to MARTFVIGDIHGALKALEQLIGQLLLQPSDKLIFLGDFVDGWSQSAEVVEYLMALQQQYDCIIIKGNHDAWVERWLNGEDPDPVWHRNGGKETIASYAKVSPEQRMVHLEWLNRLRLYYVDDQNRLFLHAGFASMHGPEKEHYDTNFYWDRSLWEMALCMDKRIKKDSLLYPKRLLLYKEIFIGHTPTVNYDVTTPMNACNVWNVDTGAAFMGRISAMEIDSKEFWQSDPAYVFYPGEKGRNK; encoded by the coding sequence ATGGCCCGGACGTTTGTAATTGGAGATATTCATGGTGCATTGAAAGCATTGGAACAGCTGATAGGACAACTCCTGTTGCAACCGTCGGACAAACTCATTTTTCTTGGCGATTTTGTAGATGGCTGGTCTCAGTCTGCAGAAGTGGTTGAATACCTGATGGCATTGCAACAGCAATATGACTGCATCATCATTAAAGGGAATCATGATGCCTGGGTAGAACGCTGGCTGAATGGCGAAGACCCGGATCCTGTATGGCACCGGAATGGCGGCAAAGAAACGATTGCCAGTTATGCAAAGGTCTCTCCCGAACAACGCATGGTACACCTGGAATGGCTGAATCGTCTCAGGTTGTATTATGTAGATGATCAGAACAGGCTGTTCCTCCATGCAGGTTTTGCCAGTATGCATGGCCCGGAAAAAGAACATTATGATACCAACTTCTACTGGGATCGGTCTTTGTGGGAAATGGCCCTCTGTATGGATAAGCGGATTAAGAAAGATTCATTACTATACCCGAAAAGATTATTACTCTATAAAGAAATTTTCATTGGTCATACACCTACCGTAAATTATGATGTGACCACCCCGATGAATGCATGTAATGTGTGGAATGTAGATACCGGCGCGGCTTTCATGGGAAGGATCTCTGCTATGGAGATTGATTCAAAAGAGTTTTGGCAGAGTGACCCTGCTTATGTTTTTTATCCTGGTGAAAAAGGACGCAATAAATAA
- a CDS encoding InlB B-repeat-containing protein produces the protein MKTLLLALLCLAGACLSYAQTLYVSPSGSASNPGTSINAPTTLANALATVTAGSTIYLRGGTYSLSASVIITASNNGTSSAYKNVVAYTGETPVLNFSAMAIADANRGVILDGDYWHWTGITIQGAGDNGMLLAGNSNIIEKCIFKGNHDSGLQLSRYVTSNTTLASWPANNTILNCEAYDNQDPDNEDADGFAAKLTCGTGNVFNGCISHNNIDDGYDLYAKDETGPIGPVTLINCLAYGNGTLSNGSTSGGGDKNGFKLGGSGIAVAHIVRRCVAFNNGHHGFTDNNNPGAIEVTNNTSYNNAESNFNFRSGSTATFKNNLSYNAGSSDATNGTDVTPTNVWWKSGASSNTGGLVVSSADFQSLTPSVTKNSDGSPNLGSFLALASGSDMIDKGVTSTGITYSGSAPDIGARESGGSTNPSTYTVSVTVSPSAGGTVTLSPGGGAYTSGTVVTLTATPAGGYTFNGWSGSASGTSTTTTVTVTSNLSVTASFNSSGTGGGSTLHIDDAASATGGYCSADGSRQNTYTGADGGYYINLSNAAAKGVNYSVSVPSAGTYSFVWRYSNGGATVSTTAKLLVNGSTAVASVSFPKTSSWTSWATTGAVTATLAAGVNTIRIETLSSTEFAVIDWLEVTGNSPAAGVCSATASSARLAPKLEITETKIYPNPAKNTAAISFYNEQAERVQIRVYSSNGQLLKTVVDKEFPAGANQFTMDVSSWPQSLYLVKVEKGAGSNTLKLIKQ, from the coding sequence ATGAAAACACTTCTACTAGCGCTGCTATGTTTGGCAGGAGCGTGCCTCTCCTATGCGCAAACCCTCTACGTTTCCCCCAGCGGATCTGCCTCGAACCCCGGCACCAGCATCAATGCCCCCACTACGCTTGCCAACGCACTGGCAACGGTGACTGCCGGAAGCACTATTTATCTAAGAGGCGGAACTTATAGTTTAAGCGCCTCCGTTATTATTACTGCAAGTAACAATGGTACCTCTTCCGCCTACAAGAATGTAGTGGCGTATACTGGTGAAACCCCGGTACTGAATTTCTCTGCTATGGCAATTGCCGATGCCAACCGGGGCGTGATCCTGGATGGCGATTACTGGCACTGGACAGGTATTACCATCCAGGGCGCCGGTGATAATGGAATGCTCTTAGCCGGCAATAGTAACATCATTGAAAAATGTATTTTTAAAGGCAATCACGATAGCGGTTTACAACTCAGCCGTTATGTGACCTCCAACACTACCCTCGCCTCATGGCCTGCTAACAACACCATTCTGAACTGCGAAGCGTATGACAACCAGGATCCTGACAATGAAGATGCGGATGGCTTTGCTGCAAAACTTACCTGTGGTACAGGGAATGTTTTCAATGGCTGTATCTCTCACAACAATATTGATGATGGATACGATTTGTATGCGAAAGATGAAACGGGGCCTATTGGTCCGGTAACATTGATTAATTGCCTTGCTTATGGTAACGGTACGTTGAGTAACGGCAGTACATCAGGTGGTGGTGATAAGAATGGATTTAAATTAGGTGGTAGTGGTATTGCGGTGGCACATATTGTACGTCGTTGTGTAGCCTTTAATAATGGCCACCATGGCTTTACGGACAATAATAATCCCGGCGCAATTGAAGTAACGAACAATACCAGTTATAATAATGCGGAGTCTAATTTCAATTTCCGTTCTGGTAGTACGGCTACTTTCAAAAACAATCTTTCTTACAATGCAGGTTCTTCTGATGCCACCAATGGCACGGATGTAACCCCTACCAATGTGTGGTGGAAAAGTGGTGCCAGTTCTAATACAGGAGGCCTCGTTGTGAGCAGTGCAGACTTTCAAAGTCTGACACCATCGGTGACAAAGAACAGTGATGGGAGTCCGAACCTGGGGAGTTTCCTGGCATTGGCCAGTGGCAGCGATATGATTGATAAAGGTGTGACTTCGACTGGTATTACTTATTCCGGTTCTGCACCTGATATAGGAGCCAGGGAATCTGGTGGAAGTACAAATCCTTCTACTTATACGGTGAGTGTAACGGTATCTCCTTCAGCGGGTGGTACCGTGACATTGAGTCCGGGTGGTGGTGCTTATACATCCGGCACGGTTGTTACGCTGACAGCAACGCCTGCCGGCGGGTATACATTTAATGGCTGGAGTGGTAGTGCGAGCGGTACATCAACAACGACTACGGTAACGGTTACATCAAATCTATCTGTTACGGCAAGTTTTAACAGTAGCGGTACTGGTGGTGGATCTACATTGCATATAGATGATGCTGCTTCGGCTACTGGCGGTTATTGCAGTGCGGATGGCAGCAGGCAAAATACGTATACCGGTGCAGATGGCGGGTATTATATCAACCTGAGTAATGCTGCTGCTAAGGGTGTGAATTATAGTGTGAGTGTGCCTTCGGCAGGAACTTATTCATTTGTATGGCGCTATTCAAATGGAGGTGCGACGGTATCAACAACGGCGAAATTATTAGTGAATGGTAGTACAGCGGTGGCAAGTGTGTCATTTCCCAAGACCAGCAGCTGGACCTCATGGGCTACCACGGGAGCGGTGACAGCGACTTTGGCAGCGGGTGTGAATACCATTAGAATTGAAACACTTTCATCTACAGAATTTGCGGTGATTGATTGGCTGGAGGTAACGGGTAACAGTCCGGCAGCGGGGGTATGTAGTGCAACCGCATCGTCGGCAAGGTTAGCACCGAAACTGGAAATCACGGAGACGAAGATCTATCCTAATCCGGCAAAGAATACGGCGGCGATTAGTTTTTATAATGAGCAAGCAGAGCGGGTGCAGATCAGGGTATATTCATCAAATGGGCAATTGTTGAAGACAGTGGTGGATAAAGAGTTCCCGGCAGGGGCGAACCAGTTTACAATGGATGTGAGTAGTTGGCCACAGTCATTGTATTTGGTAAAAGTTGAAAAGGGAGCGGGTAGTAATACCTTGAAATTGATAAAACAATAG
- a CDS encoding ADP-ribosylglycohydrolase family protein, with amino-acid sequence MTTPIKSALLGLAVGDALGVPVEFQSRDTLAKHPVTSMRAYGSHNQAAGTWSDDSSLTFCLAETLAKGYELQDLANRFINWRDHAYWTPHGHVFDIGNTTNTAIYLLSQGTPPTQAGEDTEDSNGNGSLMRILPLLFYIKDLDIHARYQHVRDVSSLTHRHIRSIACCFIYLEIALHILKGEQPAAAYLNAITDVNKYFSEQALMDQQELEILAPILSGSLIDKTIDDIHGTGYVVRTLEAAIWLLIHTNSYAEAVLTAVNLGNDTDTTAAVTGGIAGLHYGWEEIPAEWLNILAGKERIENLITNLQVKFNM; translated from the coding sequence ATGACCACTCCAATCAAATCAGCCCTCCTGGGCCTTGCCGTTGGCGACGCCCTGGGGGTTCCTGTAGAATTCCAGTCACGCGATACCCTTGCCAAACATCCCGTTACCTCCATGCGGGCATACGGCTCACATAACCAAGCTGCCGGCACCTGGTCTGATGATAGCTCCCTCACCTTCTGCCTCGCGGAAACCCTCGCAAAAGGATATGAGCTCCAGGACCTCGCCAACCGCTTTATCAACTGGCGCGACCATGCTTACTGGACCCCGCACGGCCATGTATTTGACATCGGCAACACCACCAATACCGCCATCTATCTCCTTTCGCAAGGCACCCCACCCACCCAGGCAGGAGAAGATACCGAAGACAGCAATGGTAATGGTTCCCTCATGCGTATCCTGCCGCTCTTATTTTATATCAAAGACCTTGATATTCATGCGCGCTATCAGCATGTGCGGGATGTTTCCAGCCTCACACACCGCCATATCCGCTCCATTGCCTGTTGCTTTATCTACCTCGAAATCGCCCTCCATATCCTGAAAGGCGAACAACCTGCAGCTGCTTATCTCAATGCCATCACTGATGTAAATAAATACTTCAGCGAACAAGCATTAATGGATCAGCAAGAGTTGGAAATATTAGCACCTATACTCTCGGGATCATTGATCGATAAAACGATCGATGACATTCACGGTACCGGCTATGTGGTGCGCACACTTGAAGCTGCCATCTGGCTCCTGATCCATACCAATAGTTATGCTGAAGCCGTACTGACCGCTGTCAATCTCGGCAATGACACCGATACCACCGCAGCAGTGACCGGTGGAATCGCTGGTCTGCACTACGGTTGGGAAGAAATTCCTGCCGAATGGTTAAACATTTTAGCAGGAAAGGAGAGAATTGAAAATCTGATTACTAACTTGCAGGTCAAATTCAATATGTAA
- a CDS encoding flavin monoamine oxidase family protein yields the protein MSISRREFLTKTGTMAAAYPAMLALGMLKEAPAHAFSLDGSGKGKHIIILGAGLAGMAAAYELLKLGYQCTILEARERSGGRVWSIRKGATHRETDLPLQTAKFDEGLYFNAGPSRIPHHHALTLHYCRELQVPIQVYNNINEAAYFFAEGKGSLSNKKIRVREIHNDLRGYTAELLAKAIDQHKLDTGLSTEDTQKILEYLRAEGGLDIDKLYKASDRRGYLEGPGAGDLPGKIASPHSLADIINSGLADPDFYNVSEYVYELQMTMFQAIGGNDQITKAFEKKVGQCIHFGCEVTGIHNQEEGVKISYKDGKGSKELTADYCICTIPTPVLSNVDNNFSSDVSRAIDYIPYMVTGKIGMQFKRRFWEEDEHIYGGITHTNNELTQIFYPSYDYLSKKGILLGYYNFNEKARQTGNLSHQQREKLAMDKGRLIHPQYDKEFENSFSVSWHKTPYSMGGWALYNNTTRQSHYKSLLQADKRVYFAGEHTTYLNAWMAGALESARRTVTDLHARVSEQRISYPITTNI from the coding sequence ATGTCAATTTCAAGAAGGGAGTTCCTTACCAAAACGGGAACAATGGCTGCTGCCTATCCGGCCATGCTGGCTCTAGGGATGTTAAAAGAGGCCCCTGCTCATGCTTTTTCACTTGATGGAAGTGGTAAAGGTAAGCACATCATCATCTTAGGTGCTGGTCTGGCAGGCATGGCTGCTGCCTATGAATTATTAAAGCTCGGCTATCAGTGTACCATCCTGGAGGCACGTGAGCGATCGGGAGGACGTGTGTGGAGCATCCGGAAAGGGGCTACGCACCGGGAAACCGATCTTCCGCTACAGACAGCCAAATTTGATGAAGGACTTTATTTCAATGCGGGGCCTTCGAGAATTCCTCATCACCATGCGCTGACCTTACATTATTGCCGGGAACTGCAGGTGCCAATCCAGGTGTATAACAACATTAACGAGGCGGCATATTTTTTTGCTGAGGGTAAAGGCTCACTTTCCAATAAGAAGATCCGGGTTCGGGAAATCCACAATGATCTTCGGGGCTATACTGCAGAACTCCTTGCCAAGGCGATTGACCAGCACAAACTGGATACGGGTCTTAGTACTGAAGATACGCAGAAAATACTGGAATACCTGCGGGCAGAAGGTGGTTTGGACATTGATAAACTATACAAAGCGTCTGACAGGCGGGGCTACCTGGAAGGCCCTGGTGCCGGGGATCTGCCGGGGAAAATAGCGTCGCCGCATAGTCTGGCAGATATTATTAATTCCGGCCTGGCTGATCCTGATTTCTACAATGTATCTGAATATGTGTATGAACTACAAATGACCATGTTCCAGGCGATTGGCGGCAATGACCAGATTACAAAAGCCTTTGAGAAGAAGGTAGGCCAATGTATTCATTTTGGTTGCGAGGTGACGGGGATCCATAACCAGGAGGAAGGGGTGAAGATTAGTTATAAGGATGGAAAAGGATCGAAAGAGTTGACAGCGGATTATTGTATTTGCACGATCCCCACACCGGTGCTGAGTAATGTGGATAACAATTTCTCATCTGATGTGAGCAGGGCGATTGATTACATTCCTTATATGGTGACGGGGAAGATAGGGATGCAGTTTAAGCGGAGGTTCTGGGAAGAGGATGAACATATATATGGCGGGATTACACATACGAACAATGAGCTGACACAGATCTTTTATCCTTCTTATGATTATTTATCGAAGAAGGGGATTTTGTTAGGCTATTACAATTTTAATGAGAAAGCACGACAGACAGGGAACCTGTCGCACCAGCAGCGGGAGAAGCTGGCAATGGATAAAGGGCGTTTGATCCATCCGCAGTATGATAAGGAGTTTGAAAATTCATTTTCTGTGAGCTGGCATAAGACGCCTTATAGTATGGGCGGATGGGCGCTGTATAATAATACAACCAGGCAATCACATTATAAAAGCCTTTTGCAGGCGGATAAGCGGGTGTATTTCGCAGGGGAGCATACGACTTATCTGAATGCATGGATGGCAGGAGCATTGGAATCAGCAAGAAGGACAGTGACGGATTTACATGCAAGGGTTTCTGAGCAAAGGATTTCTTATCCCATTACAACCAATATCTAA
- a CDS encoding DUF1572 family protein, whose translation MLTTTLKTLFRRDLEKLVEELSLYKNESKIWYTEKGISNSAGNLALHLVGNLNTFIGLHLGNTGYVRHRELEFSQKDVPRATLTKMIEDTIVVIEKALDGLTQEQVEALYPIEVFGGPIYTGHFLVHLSGHLMYHLGQVNYHRRLLDF comes from the coding sequence ATGCTCACGACTACTTTGAAAACGCTCTTTCGCAGAGATCTTGAAAAACTGGTTGAAGAACTTTCATTGTATAAGAATGAAAGTAAGATCTGGTATACGGAAAAAGGCATCAGTAACAGCGCGGGGAATCTTGCCCTGCACCTGGTGGGTAACCTGAATACGTTCATTGGCTTGCACCTGGGAAACACGGGGTATGTTCGTCACCGTGAGTTGGAGTTTTCACAGAAGGATGTACCTCGGGCGACGCTGACAAAGATGATTGAAGATACAATTGTGGTGATTGAGAAAGCCCTGGATGGCCTGACGCAGGAACAGGTAGAAGCATTATACCCGATCGAAGTATTTGGAGGGCCGATTTATACAGGGCATTTCCTGGTGCATTTAAGCGGTCACCTGATGTACCACTTAGGCCAGGTGAATTATCACAGACGGTTGTTAGATTTTTAA